The following are encoded together in the Thalassomonas haliotis genome:
- a CDS encoding efflux RND transporter permease subunit yields MNLTRTALKNPAAVIVIVALVMVFGLLSVFKLPIQLTPDIEQPQITISTGWRSAAPEEMESVIIEPIENVVKNTQGVTKVTTSIQRGFGNITLTFDVGADMQRAMLDVINNLNQVPPLPLDAIEPVVSAGGGQGGPNTASLMIKTLPDNPDTDLGNYQKLIEDVVQPRFARIPGMGQVNLASSRPRELRISFDPLRAASLGISISDISNTVARASDVSAGTAKVGRRQYTVRFAGKYSVENLTEMIVAYSGNRPIYLKDIATVENTLVDRFGFNLRSGQPAYYFTVKRQNDANTVALLDEINLAIKELNEGPMKEAGLTIDLSFDSSVHIRNALKLVQNNLGLGVLLALIILWLFLRGLKNTLIIATTIPISLLVAFVALSIFDRSLNVISLAGLAFSVGLVLDAAIIVQENIVRFRSQGLDNHKAVMKGTLQVTGALFASTATSVAIFLPILFMEGIEGQLFSDLALTLSIAVIASLVAAITVLPIASKFWLKDSEQADPYAGYWDKLTYLVMALTNSAIKRCTWIALLVGGSIAVAVMLMPKTDFMPRAPIDGFFFSLNIPPGGNVEIIEHELANLVKERLAPYLSGEQLPKIKSYNFYSYGAGSTGGFIYSDDPTRVEELMSVVRTKVLNDLPDTQVFLFRGSMINVSGGGNGRTVDIDIKGPDIESLMAVAGAGIAAIKEHMPGTTAFPIPGLSLAEPELKLVPKDQRITQAGLTRQDVANAIRAYTSGLFINEYFDGNDRVNVILRGEQWHTPDELAALPVYSPFAGIQTIGELTEITRTAGPTQLRRVDGKRTISLQVSPPANMSLEEALKVLSDKVIPVMNKDLPANSSILLSGNANKMASAINDMIKNFALALIILFLLMTALFKSAKDSLLVLLVMPLAVAGGVIALNLLNLVTFQSLDLLTMIGFIILLGLVVNNAILLVDQTRDGQRQGLDKTQAVAQAVRLRARPVYMSTLTSLFGMLPLMTMPGVGSEIYRGLATVIVGGMGVSAIFTLVLFPSLLRMGEDKKPQEQGGGPQETNITPLHSDQALPSRSA; encoded by the coding sequence ATGAATCTTACCCGAACAGCTTTAAAAAACCCGGCTGCGGTGATTGTTATCGTTGCCCTGGTCATGGTCTTTGGCCTGTTAAGTGTTTTTAAACTGCCGATCCAGCTAACGCCGGATATCGAACAACCACAAATCACCATCAGTACAGGTTGGCGTAGCGCTGCGCCGGAAGAAATGGAATCAGTGATCATAGAACCCATTGAGAATGTTGTGAAAAACACTCAGGGGGTTACTAAGGTTACTACCAGCATTCAGCGCGGCTTTGGCAATATTACTTTGACCTTTGATGTCGGCGCCGATATGCAAAGGGCAATGCTGGATGTGATCAATAACCTCAACCAGGTGCCCCCTTTACCTTTAGATGCGATAGAGCCTGTGGTTTCTGCCGGCGGCGGTCAGGGAGGTCCTAATACCGCTTCGTTAATGATCAAAACCTTGCCGGATAATCCAGATACTGATTTGGGAAACTACCAAAAGCTGATTGAAGATGTGGTTCAGCCCAGGTTTGCCCGCATCCCGGGTATGGGACAGGTGAATCTAGCCAGCTCCCGGCCGCGGGAACTGAGGATTTCTTTTGATCCCTTGCGTGCCGCTTCTTTAGGCATCAGCATCAGTGATATCAGCAACACGGTTGCCCGTGCCAGCGATGTTTCCGCCGGTACCGCCAAGGTTGGGCGCAGGCAGTATACGGTACGTTTTGCCGGTAAATACAGTGTAGAAAACCTGACCGAAATGATCGTGGCCTATAGTGGCAACCGGCCTATTTACCTAAAAGATATTGCCACCGTGGAAAATACCCTGGTTGACCGCTTTGGCTTTAACTTGCGCAGCGGCCAGCCTGCCTATTATTTTACCGTTAAGCGGCAAAATGACGCCAATACCGTGGCGTTATTAGATGAAATAAACCTTGCCATTAAAGAGCTCAATGAAGGGCCGATGAAAGAAGCCGGCCTGACCATAGACTTAAGTTTTGACTCCTCGGTACATATCCGCAATGCCCTGAAACTAGTGCAAAACAATTTAGGACTCGGGGTTCTGCTGGCGCTGATTATTTTATGGCTGTTCCTGCGGGGGCTGAAAAATACCCTGATTATCGCCACCACTATTCCTATTTCCCTGCTGGTGGCTTTTGTTGCCCTGAGTATTTTTGACCGCAGCCTGAATGTGATCTCTTTAGCGGGTCTTGCCTTCTCGGTCGGCCTGGTGCTTGATGCCGCGATTATTGTTCAGGAAAATATTGTCCGTTTTCGCAGCCAGGGACTGGATAACCACAAGGCGGTGATGAAAGGTACCTTGCAGGTGACCGGGGCGTTATTTGCTTCCACCGCCACCAGTGTCGCCATTTTCCTGCCTATTCTTTTTATGGAAGGCATTGAAGGCCAGTTATTCTCTGATCTGGCACTGACCTTATCGATTGCGGTGATCGCTTCCCTGGTGGCGGCCATTACCGTCTTGCCTATTGCCAGTAAGTTCTGGTTAAAAGACAGCGAGCAGGCCGATCCTTACGCCGGTTACTGGGACAAATTAACTTATCTGGTGATGGCGCTGACCAATAGTGCCATTAAACGTTGTACCTGGATTGCTTTACTGGTGGGGGGCTCAATAGCCGTTGCCGTGATGCTGATGCCAAAAACCGACTTTATGCCCCGTGCGCCTATCGACGGCTTCTTTTTCAGCTTGAATATTCCACCCGGGGGTAATGTTGAGATTATTGAGCATGAACTGGCTAACCTGGTAAAAGAACGTCTGGCGCCTTATTTGTCCGGCGAGCAATTGCCTAAGATTAAAAGTTATAACTTCTATTCATACGGTGCTGGCTCCACCGGTGGTTTTATTTACTCCGATGATCCCACCCGGGTAGAAGAGTTAATGTCTGTGGTGCGTACCAAGGTGCTTAATGACTTACCGGATACCCAGGTATTCTTGTTCCGGGGGTCGATGATCAATGTTTCAGGCGGCGGTAACGGCCGCACCGTAGATATCGATATTAAAGGGCCGGATATTGAAAGCCTGATGGCGGTCGCCGGTGCCGGTATCGCGGCCATCAAGGAGCATATGCCCGGCACCACGGCCTTTCCTATTCCCGGTTTAAGCCTGGCCGAACCGGAATTAAAACTGGTGCCTAAAGATCAACGTATCACTCAGGCGGGCCTGACCCGTCAGGATGTTGCCAATGCTATCCGCGCCTATACCAGCGGTTTATTTATCAATGAATATTTTGACGGCAACGACAGGGTGAATGTTATCCTGCGCGGTGAGCAATGGCATACCCCGGATGAACTGGCGGCTTTACCCGTATATTCGCCTTTTGCCGGTATCCAGACCATAGGGGAGCTGACCGAGATCACCCGTACCGCGGGTCCGACCCAGTTAAGGCGGGTGGACGGTAAACGTACTATCAGTTTACAGGTCTCGCCGCCGGCCAATATGTCGCTGGAAGAAGCCCTGAAAGTGCTTAGCGATAAGGTGATCCCTGTGATGAATAAAGATCTGCCGGCCAATTCATCGATTCTGCTAAGTGGTAATGCCAATAAAATGGCTTCGGCTATCAATGATATGATCAAGAATTTTGCCCTGGCACTGATCATTTTATTTTTACTGATGACCGCTTTATTTAAATCCGCCAAGGACAGTTTGCTGGTATTGCTGGTGATGCCGCTCGCGGTTGCCGGTGGCGTTATCGCCCTGAACCTGCTTAACCTGGTGACTTTCCAGTCGCTGGATCTGCTGACCATGATAGGTTTTATTATTTTATTAGGCCTGGTGGTAAATAATGCCATCTTGCTGGTGGATCAAACCCGCGACGGTCAAAGGCAGGGGTTAGATAAAACCCAGGCGGTAGCCCAGGCGGTGCGCCTGCGGGCCCGTCCGGTTTATATGAGTACATTAACCAGCTTGTTTGGCATGTTACCGCTGATGACTATGCCCGGGGTCGGCAGCGAAATATACCGCGGCCTGGCAACGGTTATCGTCGGCGGTATGGGGGTAAGTGCGATATTTACCCTGGTTTTATTCCCAAGCTTACTGAGAATGGGCGAAGATAAAAAACCGCAGGAGCAGGGGGGAGGGCCACAGGAAACCAATATAACCCCTTTGCATTCGGATCAAGCATTACCGTCTAGGAGCGCCTAA
- a CDS encoding carbon-nitrogen hydrolase family protein, with the protein MVKLSAVQLCSVPDVNANLDAIEQQLQLLEIAEQHLVVVPECCLFFGARDVDQLTLAKDTADNGALRLGLAKLAEKYRVHLVGGTIPSLTQQGDKFTNSSCVFSPQGEQLGRYDKIHLFDVHVQDNEKHYFESKYTQAGKSVEVVKTPFASVGLSVCYDLRFPELYRQLRCRGADIITVPSAFTRVTGKAHWQTLLRARAIENQVFIVAANQEGVHKNGRETWGHSMIISPWGEVLSSLETGTGVATAEYSSEELVKVRQSIPVSEHNQFKTELMSYE; encoded by the coding sequence ATGGTTAAATTATCAGCAGTTCAGTTATGCTCAGTACCGGATGTTAATGCCAACCTGGATGCCATAGAGCAGCAGTTACAGTTACTGGAAATTGCCGAGCAGCATTTGGTGGTCGTGCCCGAGTGTTGTTTATTTTTTGGCGCCCGGGATGTTGATCAGTTGACCCTGGCAAAAGATACCGCAGATAACGGTGCATTACGCCTGGGACTGGCAAAGCTGGCGGAGAAGTATCGGGTACACCTGGTGGGGGGCACCATACCGAGCTTAACTCAGCAGGGGGATAAATTTACCAACAGCAGTTGTGTTTTTTCCCCGCAGGGCGAACAGTTGGGGCGCTATGATAAAATTCATTTATTTGACGTGCATGTCCAGGATAACGAAAAGCATTATTTTGAATCTAAATATACCCAGGCGGGTAAATCGGTAGAAGTGGTCAAGACCCCTTTTGCCAGTGTCGGTTTGTCGGTTTGTTATGATTTACGTTTCCCGGAACTATATCGCCAGCTCAGGTGCCGCGGCGCCGATATTATTACCGTACCCAGTGCTTTTACCCGGGTTACGGGCAAAGCGCACTGGCAGACCCTGCTGCGGGCCAGGGCCATTGAAAATCAGGTCTTTATCGTGGCGGCGAACCAGGAAGGCGTACATAAAAATGGCCGGGAAACCTGGGGCCATAGCATGATTATCAGCCCCTGGGGAGAGGTGTTATCTTCCCTGGAAACCGGCACAGGCGTGGCGACAGCCGAATATTCAAGTGAGGAACTGGTTAAGGTGCGTCAAAGCATTCCAGTGTCTGAGCATAACCAATTTAAAACAGAGTTGATGTCTTATGAATAA
- a CDS encoding efflux RND transporter periplasmic adaptor subunit: MSKLRQYFYQSKNKSKSRLLAAGILFSLNALSCWSWAQEAPASPVKVDTVTREVLAATADLMGTVYSRSDVQITAGVNGRLAWLAEPGSFVEQDQVLVKMDLLPLQLQQAEQTAEIKRAEINMRYQQHELTRLQTLIKTKAASQFQLDQTRSRYELAVMDIEIARLKLKQIEDQLTRATVTAPYSGVVTERLARAGSDVNRSDVLLKFLDTEQLEVRVYVPVKYLPYVRKGKSLNLTATGQQVSADVTAVIPSADHRSQTFEVRIALPQHLNEAWTAGQLIKVGVPVQNTEAALTVHRDALILRKDGTYVVKVDRDNKVRRLQVSVGEGVRDRVSVTGELVDGDKVAIRGAERLNEGQSVVIQSL; this comes from the coding sequence ATGAGCAAGTTACGCCAATATTTTTATCAAAGCAAAAACAAGAGTAAATCCCGGTTGCTTGCCGCGGGTATTTTATTTTCCTTAAACGCCCTATCTTGCTGGAGTTGGGCACAAGAGGCTCCCGCCAGTCCGGTAAAAGTCGATACCGTAACCCGGGAAGTGCTGGCAGCCACCGCAGATTTAATGGGCACGGTTTATAGCCGCTCCGATGTGCAAATTACCGCTGGCGTTAATGGCCGTTTGGCCTGGCTGGCAGAACCCGGCAGTTTTGTCGAGCAGGATCAGGTGCTGGTGAAAATGGATCTCTTGCCTTTGCAGTTGCAACAGGCAGAGCAGACCGCGGAAATTAAACGGGCAGAGATCAATATGCGCTACCAGCAACATGAATTAACGCGGCTGCAAACTTTAATCAAAACCAAGGCCGCTTCGCAGTTCCAACTGGATCAAACCCGCTCCCGGTATGAACTGGCGGTGATGGACATTGAAATTGCCCGCTTAAAGCTAAAGCAAATTGAAGACCAGCTAACCCGGGCAACGGTTACGGCTCCATACAGCGGTGTCGTAACCGAGCGTTTAGCTCGTGCCGGCAGCGATGTTAACCGCAGCGATGTCTTGCTTAAATTTCTTGATACCGAGCAGTTGGAAGTTCGGGTCTATGTACCGGTGAAATATCTGCCTTATGTACGCAAAGGAAAGTCTTTAAATTTAACTGCCACCGGGCAGCAGGTAAGCGCCGATGTGACCGCAGTGATCCCAAGTGCCGATCACAGGTCGCAAACCTTTGAAGTGCGTATTGCCCTGCCGCAGCACCTCAATGAAGCCTGGACCGCTGGTCAGCTGATTAAGGTTGGTGTGCCGGTACAAAATACTGAGGCGGCATTAACTGTGCACAGGGATGCCCTGATTTTACGTAAAGACGGCACTTATGTGGTGAAGGTAGACAGGGATAACAAGGTACGCCGCCTGCAGGTGTCCGTTGGCGAAGGCGTCCGTGACCGGGTCAGCGTTACCGGCGAATTGGTTGATGGCGATAAAGTTGCCATCCGCGGCGCCGAGCGTCTTAATGAAGGGCAAAGCGTAGTGATCCAATCGCTGTAA
- the tldD gene encoding metalloprotease TldD has translation MNNVEQELLGDSQIDEAVLTKILESFQQKQIDYADLYFQASQHESWMLEDGIVREGSYNIERGVGVRAISGEKTGFSYSDDISERALQLAADAAKGIAHSGQSATVQAFKRQSPILTYAAVEPLSSLSQEQKISLMHEVEAHARATDKRVQQVIVNLSGVYEKVLVAATDGTYGTDIRPLVRLNCSVLVEENGKRERASSGGGARTDYSYFFEVENGKARYLAYAEEAVRQALVNLVAIEAPAGNLPVVLGAGWPGVLLHEAVGHGLEGDFNRKGSSAFSGKVGQQVTSELCTIVDDGTISNRRGSVNIDDEGTPGQYNVLIEKGILKGYMQDKHNAALMGVKATGNGRRESYAHLPMPRMTNTYMLGGEHTPQDIIKSVKKGIYAPNFAGGQVDITSGKFVFTSSEAYMIENGEITSPVKGATLIGSGPEAMKNVSMVGNDLKLDAGVGICGKDGQSVPVGVGQPTLKIDEMTIGGTQ, from the coding sequence ATGAATAATGTTGAGCAGGAGCTCTTAGGCGATAGTCAGATTGATGAAGCCGTGTTAACCAAAATCCTGGAAAGCTTTCAGCAAAAACAAATTGATTATGCCGATTTGTATTTTCAGGCAAGCCAGCATGAATCCTGGATGTTAGAAGACGGTATTGTCAGGGAAGGCTCTTATAATATTGAACGTGGTGTTGGCGTCAGGGCAATCTCCGGCGAGAAAACCGGCTTTTCCTATTCCGATGATATTTCTGAGCGGGCATTGCAGCTGGCTGCCGATGCCGCCAAGGGCATAGCTCACAGCGGTCAAAGCGCTACGGTTCAGGCATTTAAGCGGCAAAGTCCTATCCTGACCTATGCCGCGGTAGAGCCGTTATCAAGTTTAAGCCAGGAGCAGAAAATCAGCCTGATGCATGAGGTAGAAGCCCATGCCCGCGCCACGGATAAACGGGTACAGCAGGTCATAGTCAATTTATCCGGCGTATATGAAAAAGTGCTGGTGGCGGCAACCGACGGTACCTACGGCACGGACATAAGGCCCTTGGTGCGCCTGAACTGCTCTGTGCTGGTAGAAGAAAACGGCAAACGTGAACGTGCCAGCTCAGGCGGCGGCGCCCGTACCGATTATAGTTACTTTTTTGAAGTAGAAAACGGCAAGGCCCGTTATCTGGCTTATGCCGAAGAAGCGGTGCGCCAGGCATTGGTAAATTTGGTGGCGATCGAAGCCCCGGCTGGCAATTTACCCGTTGTTTTAGGGGCCGGTTGGCCGGGGGTATTATTACATGAAGCAGTGGGTCACGGCCTGGAAGGGGACTTTAACCGTAAAGGTTCTTCGGCTTTCTCCGGCAAGGTTGGCCAGCAGGTAACGTCAGAACTCTGCACTATCGTTGATGACGGCACTATAAGTAACCGCAGGGGCTCGGTCAATATTGATGATGAAGGCACGCCGGGGCAATATAATGTCTTGATCGAAAAAGGCATCTTAAAAGGTTATATGCAGGATAAACATAATGCCGCCTTAATGGGAGTAAAAGCCACGGGCAACGGCCGACGTGAGTCTTATGCCCATTTGCCTATGCCGAGAATGACCAATACCTATATGCTGGGCGGTGAGCATACGCCACAAGATATTATCAAGTCGGTGAAAAAAGGCATTTATGCGCCGAATTTTGCCGGCGGCCAGGTGGATATTACCTCAGGTAAGTTTGTTTTTACCAGCTCGGAAGCTTATATGATTGAAAACGGTGAAATTACCTCGCCGGTCAAAGGCGCTACCCTGATCGGCAGCGGCCCGGAGGCGATGAAAAATGTCAGCATGGTAGGCAATGATCTTAAGCTTGATGCCGGGGTGGGGATTTGCGGCAAAGACGGACAAAGCGTACCGGTTGGTGTTGGTCAGCCGACCTTAAAAATTGATGAAATGACCATAGGCGGCACCCAGTAG